One genomic region from Salvia hispanica cultivar TCC Black 2014 chromosome 2, UniMelb_Shisp_WGS_1.0, whole genome shotgun sequence encodes:
- the LOC125208681 gene encoding protein DOG1-like 3, with product MSTSTQLTHAINEGDSFERFFECWLVEQNQHLDELVSASKEVDAADQEALRPLVKRVVQHYEHYYVAKARWGETDILAMLSPSWRSSLEDAFLWIGGWRPSMAFHLLYSKSGLQLEARLHELMQGLRSDDLSDLSAAQLQQVDALQKETIRKEQEITEKLAEQQETVADASMVELAHAMTEGMGGDEGQSRVDAALAPKQDGLAEILHMADELRLDTLKKVIDILTPMQAVHYLIAAAALHLRIHEWGKKRDARLAQNVSTTHKSDEDSA from the coding sequence ATGTCGACGTCCACACAATTGACACATGCAATCAATGAGGGCGACTCCTTTGAAAGGTTCTTCGAGTGCTGGCTCGTCGAACAGAACCAGCATCTCGACGAGCTCGTGTCCGCCTCCAAGGAGGTGGACGCGGCCGACCAAGAGGCTCTGCGGCCCCTGGTGAAGCGCGTCGTCCAGCATTACGAGCACTACTACGTGGCCAAGGCGAGGTGGGGCGAGACGGACATTCTCGCCATGCTGAGCCCCTCGTGGCGGAGCAGCCTCGAGGACGCCTTCCTCTGGATCGGGGGCTGGCGCCCGAGCATGGCCTTCCACCTGCTCTACTCCAAGTCGGGGCTGCAGCTCGAGGCCAGGCTCCACGAGCTCATGCAGGGGCTCAGGTCGGACGACCTGAGCGACCTGTCCGCGGCTCAGCTGCAGCAGGTGGACGCGCTGCAAAAGGAGACCATACGGAAGGAGCAGGAGATCACAGAGAAGCTGGCGGAGCAACAGGAGACGGTCGCGGATGCGTCCATGGTGGAGCTGGCGCATGCGATGACAGAGGGCATGGGCGGGGACGAGGGGCAGAGCCGGGTCGACGCGGCCCTTGCCCCCAAGCAGGATGGGTTGGCGGAGATACTGCACATGGCGGATGAGCTGAGGCTCGACACGCTCAAGAAGGTGATCGATATTCTCACGCCAATGCAGGCTGTGCATTACCTcattgctgctgctgctctgCATTTGAGGATCCATGAATGGGGGAAGAAGAGAGATGCTAGGCTGGCTCAAAATGTTAGTACAACACACAAAAGTGATGAAGATTCTGCCTAA
- the LOC125208680 gene encoding cyclin-dependent kinase E-1, whose amino-acid sequence MGDGRLSNSGSNSSSKPEWLEQYDVIGKIGEGTYGLVFLAKIKSNRSKSIAIKKFKQSKDGDGVSPTAIREIMLLREISHENVVKLANVHINHADMSLYLAFDYAEHDLYEIIRHHRDKVNQSINQYTIKSILWQLLNGLNYLHSNWIVHRDLKPSNILVMGDGEEHGVVKIADFGLARIYQAPLKPLSENGVVVTIWYRAPELLLGAKHYTSAVDMWAVGCIFAELLTLKPLFQGQEVKGTPNPFQLDQLDRIFKVLGHPTPEKWPTLVNLPHWQADLQHIQGRTYNNAGLYNVVHLPPKNPAYDLLSKMLEYDPRKRITATQALEHEYFRMEPFPGCNALVPPQPGDKVVNYPTRPVDTGTDIEGTISLQPSQPVSSGNTMSGSMSGAHAMQNRSIPRPMPMVGMQRMQPPGIPAYNLASQAGMGGGVNPGGMPMQRGVSAQAHQQQQLRRKDPGMGMTGYPPQQKNKRF is encoded by the exons ATGGGGGACGGAAGGCTGAGCAATTCGGGAAGCAACAGCAGTAGCAAGCCGGAGTGGCTGGAGCAGTACGACGTGATCGGTAAAATCGGGGAAGGGACCTATGGACTCGTTTTCTTGGCCAAGATAAAGTCCAACCGCTCCAAATCCATAGCCATCAAGAAATTCAAGCAGTCCAAGGATGGAGACGGCGTCTCTCCCACCGCAATTCGGGAAATCATG TTGCTTAGGGAGATTTCTCACGAGAATGTGGTAAAGCTTGCAAATGTGCACATCAATCATGCAGATATGTCGCTTTATCTGGCTTTCGACTACGCTGAGCACGACCTTTAT GAAATCATCAGACATCACAGGGACAAGGTCAACCAATCAATCAACCAATACACCATTAAGTCAATTTTGTGGCAGCTTCTTAATGGTCTAAACTATCTCCACAG TAATTGGATTGTTCACCGGGATCTAAAGCCATCAAATATCTTG GTAATGGGTGATGGGGAAGAACATGGAGTTGTAAAAATTGCTGATTTTGGCCTTGCAAGAATTTACCAAGCACCCTTAAAGCCACTATCTGAAAATGGG GTTGTAGTTACCATTTGGTATCGTGCGCCTGAGTTACTCCTTGGAGCTAAGCACTATACGAGTGCTGTAG ATATGTGGGCTGTCGGGTGCATCTTTGCGGAGCTTTTAACTCTGAAGCCTCTATTTCAAGGGCAAGAAGTCAAAGGAACACCAAACCCATTTCAG CTTGACCAACTTGATAGAATATTCAAGGTTCTAG GCCATCCCACACCAGAAAAGTGGCCAACACTTGTAAATCTTCCACATTGGCAGGCTGATTTGCAACACATTCAAGGGCGTACATA CAATAATGCTGGACTTTACAATGTAGTTCATCTACCTCCAAAAAATCCAGCATATGACCTTTTGTCAAAGATGCTTGA GTATGATCCTAGAAAAAGAATAACAGCTACACAAGCTCTTGAGCATGA GTATTTTCGCATGGAACCTTTTCCGGGATGCAA TGCTTTGGTACCTCCACAACCAGGAGATAAAGTTGTTAATTACCCAACTCGTCCTGTGGACACAGGCACTGATATTGAGGGAACTATCAGTCTCCAACCCTCACAACCG GTATCTTCTGGGAATACTATGTCTGGGTCAATGTCAGGTGCCCATGCAATGCAAAATAGATCAATACCTCGGCCGATGCCCATGGTAGGCATGCAGCGGATGCAACCTCCAGGAATCCCTGCTTACAATCTTGCTTCACAGGCAGGTATGGGAGGTGGAGTCAATCCAGGTGGTATGCCTATGCAACGGGGTGTTTCTGCCCAGGCTCACCAACAGCAGCAG TTGAGAAGGAAAGATCCTGGAATGGGAATGACAGGATACCCTCCGCAGCAGAAAAATAAGCGCTTCTGA